In a single window of the Streptomyces cinnabarinus genome:
- a CDS encoding WD40/YVTN/BNR-like repeat-containing protein has product MGFRLPRAQLFLVLFLFLPLSACDSGSAGGRDAGRSVAPSARPTAGVPPPRIPSAPGLPGWSHSLGFAADGSGFALLAQCTDARCEQGVAVLDRGARRWRPAESPLPDVTGDDGITVGLTVLGPGRAVIIGQSEQWPRPAPTWFTRDNGRSWTRGSTDPEGRTATVPEGALLTEECLELESDLNSCARNRLLVVLPDTGELRVLKRQPPLKGILAPAGDGARDALFVSGLDASGRPALAKSEDRGRTWKVARLTEPGKGGWGLRVVAAGPDRLFAAQPGRLPEEEGGKNGLRAIHTSTDGGLTWNRVWAYRKGVEPLSILGDPVTAADGGVTVYGESGVWHSTDGARTFRSTGGTRGPAGSVTRTPLGWLWTDSYGNGQYRISADGVRWHGFTVGEGVG; this is encoded by the coding sequence CGGTCGCGCCGTCCGCCAGGCCCACGGCCGGGGTGCCGCCGCCGCGGATACCGTCCGCTCCGGGCCTCCCCGGCTGGTCCCACAGCCTCGGTTTCGCAGCCGACGGCTCGGGGTTCGCCCTGCTCGCACAGTGCACCGATGCGCGGTGCGAGCAGGGCGTGGCCGTCCTGGACAGGGGCGCCCGGCGCTGGCGCCCGGCCGAGTCACCGTTGCCGGACGTCACCGGCGACGACGGCATCACCGTCGGGCTCACGGTGCTCGGGCCGGGCCGTGCCGTCATCATCGGCCAGAGCGAGCAGTGGCCCCGGCCCGCACCGACCTGGTTCACCCGGGACAACGGCCGCAGCTGGACCCGCGGTTCGACCGACCCGGAGGGCCGTACGGCGACCGTCCCCGAGGGCGCGCTGCTCACCGAGGAGTGCCTGGAGCTGGAGTCCGATCTCAACTCCTGCGCCCGCAACCGCCTGCTCGTCGTGCTGCCCGACACCGGTGAACTCCGCGTCCTGAAACGGCAGCCGCCCCTGAAGGGCATCCTCGCCCCGGCCGGAGACGGGGCCCGGGACGCGCTCTTCGTCTCCGGCCTGGACGCCTCCGGCCGCCCGGCACTGGCGAAGAGCGAGGACCGGGGCCGCACCTGGAAGGTGGCCCGGCTGACCGAGCCGGGGAAAGGCGGCTGGGGCCTGCGCGTGGTCGCCGCCGGACCGGACCGCCTCTTCGCCGCGCAGCCGGGCCGGCTCCCCGAGGAGGAGGGCGGGAAGAACGGCCTGCGCGCCATCCACACCAGCACCGACGGCGGCCTGACCTGGAACCGCGTCTGGGCCTACCGCAAGGGTGTCGAACCCCTGTCGATCCTCGGCGACCCGGTCACTGCTGCCGACGGCGGCGTCACCGTGTACGGCGAGTCCGGCGTCTGGCACAGCACCGACGGCGCCCGCACCTTCCGCTCCACCGGCGGCACCCGCGGCCCCGCCGGCTCCGTCACCCGCACTCCCCTCGGCTGGCTGTGGACCGACAGCTACGGCAACGGCCAGTACCGCATTTCGGCGGACGGCGTGCGCTGGCACGGGTTCACCGTGGGGGAGGGGGTCGGGTGA
- a CDS encoding ion channel protein — MAQEPAPQAPAAPARPATPARTLLPLILPAVIVGVGASLLLLGVSEAAEALQDVLWQNLPDALGVGRYSVLWMMIMLTATGVAVGLVVWKVPGHAGPDPATTGLEAPVLPPAVLPGLLLATALMLAGGPSLGPENPIIAANVGLTFWIGHRLLPKAPGGLWAALAEAATIGALFGTPVAAALVISEALAGRKIRGALWDNVFAPLVAAAVGATTTTLIAEPTFDLDLPAFDHPGWDDLLAAVVIASAGALLGLAAVYAFPYVHAAFNWLRHPMLMLPVGGLVLGLLGALGGHLTLFKGLDEIGELAADPDGWSAGEFATMSVVKLAAMVVAACCGFRGGRIFPSVFVGVALGLCAHALVPEVHSALAVSTAVLGVLLAVTRQGWVSLFTAAVLVASPTILALLCIASLPAWLLVTGRPQMQLREDGTPVR; from the coding sequence GTGGCCCAGGAACCCGCGCCGCAGGCGCCCGCCGCCCCGGCGAGACCGGCGACCCCGGCACGCACCCTGCTACCGCTGATCCTCCCCGCCGTGATCGTGGGCGTGGGAGCGAGCCTGCTGTTACTCGGGGTGAGCGAGGCGGCCGAAGCCCTCCAGGACGTGCTGTGGCAGAACCTGCCGGACGCGCTGGGTGTGGGCCGCTACTCCGTGCTGTGGATGATGATCATGCTCACCGCCACCGGAGTCGCCGTCGGTCTGGTGGTGTGGAAGGTCCCCGGGCATGCCGGGCCCGACCCCGCCACCACCGGTCTCGAAGCCCCCGTACTGCCCCCCGCCGTGCTGCCGGGTCTGCTGCTGGCGACCGCCCTGATGCTCGCGGGCGGGCCCAGCCTGGGCCCGGAGAACCCGATCATCGCCGCCAATGTGGGCCTCACCTTCTGGATCGGGCACCGCTTGCTGCCCAAGGCGCCCGGCGGGCTGTGGGCGGCGCTCGCGGAGGCGGCGACCATCGGCGCGCTGTTCGGCACGCCGGTGGCGGCGGCGCTGGTGATCTCCGAGGCGCTGGCCGGGCGCAAGATCCGCGGGGCGCTGTGGGACAACGTCTTCGCCCCGCTCGTGGCCGCCGCGGTCGGCGCGACCACCACCACGCTGATCGCCGAGCCGACCTTCGACCTGGATCTGCCCGCCTTCGACCACCCCGGCTGGGACGATCTGCTGGCGGCGGTGGTGATCGCCTCGGCGGGCGCGCTGCTCGGACTGGCGGCCGTGTACGCCTTCCCGTATGTCCACGCCGCGTTCAACTGGCTGCGGCACCCGATGCTGATGCTTCCGGTGGGCGGACTCGTCCTGGGCCTGTTGGGGGCCCTGGGCGGCCATCTGACGCTCTTCAAGGGGCTGGACGAGATCGGGGAGCTGGCGGCCGATCCCGACGGCTGGTCGGCGGGCGAGTTCGCCACGATGTCGGTGGTGAAGCTGGCCGCCATGGTGGTCGCCGCCTGCTGCGGCTTCCGGGGCGGGCGGATCTTCCCGTCCGTCTTCGTGGGCGTGGCCCTCGGACTGTGCGCCCACGCACTGGTGCCGGAGGTGCATTCCGCGCTCGCGGTCTCGACCGCCGTGCTCGGTGTCCTGCTCGCAGTCACCCGGCAGGGCTGGGTGAGCCTGTTCACCGCCGCCGTCCTGGTCGCCTCCCCCACCATCCTCGCCCTCCTCTGCATCGCCTCGCTGCCCGCCTGGCTGCTCGTCACCGGCCGCCCCCAGATGCAGCTGCGCGAGGACGGCACCCCTGTCCGCTGA
- a CDS encoding glutamate decarboxylase translates to MALHKGPERPDDRPLSVNPFYGEANPVSRMTGAPPQHRLPDSPLSPTTAYQLVHDELMLDGNSRLNLATFVTTWMEPQAGVLMAECRDKNMIDKDEYPRTAELERRCVAMLADLWHAPDPAAAVGCSTTGSSEACMLAGMALKRRWSRRNTSGRPNLVMGVNVQVCWDKFCNFWEVEPRLVPMEGERFHLDPQAAVELCDENTIGVVGILGSTFDGSYEPIADLCAALDALQERTGLDIPVHVDGASGAMVAPFLDEDLVWDFRLPRVSSINTSGHKYGLVYPGVGWALWRDKAALPEELVFRVNYLGGDMPTFALNFSRPGAQVVAQYYTFLRLGREGYRAVQQTARDVANGLAGRIEALGDFRLLTRGDQLPVFAFTTAPDVTAYDVFDVSRRLREHGWLVPAYTFPANREDLSVLRVVCRNGFSTDLAALLLEDLQRLLPELRRQPHPLGREAGQATAFHH, encoded by the coding sequence ATGGCGCTGCACAAGGGCCCCGAACGGCCCGATGACCGCCCCCTGTCCGTCAACCCCTTCTACGGCGAGGCCAATCCGGTCAGCCGGATGACCGGGGCGCCGCCCCAGCACCGGCTCCCGGACAGCCCGCTGTCGCCGACGACGGCGTACCAGCTCGTCCATGACGAGCTGATGCTGGACGGCAACTCGCGGCTGAACCTGGCCACCTTCGTCACCACCTGGATGGAGCCGCAGGCCGGGGTGCTGATGGCGGAGTGCCGGGACAAGAACATGATCGACAAGGACGAGTACCCGCGCACCGCCGAGCTGGAGCGGCGCTGTGTGGCGATGCTCGCCGATCTGTGGCACGCGCCCGACCCGGCGGCAGCCGTGGGCTGTTCGACGACCGGGTCCAGCGAGGCCTGCATGCTCGCGGGGATGGCGCTCAAGCGCCGCTGGAGCCGGCGGAACACCAGCGGCCGTCCGAACCTGGTGATGGGCGTCAACGTCCAAGTCTGCTGGGACAAGTTCTGCAACTTCTGGGAGGTGGAGCCCCGGCTGGTGCCCATGGAGGGTGAGCGCTTCCACCTCGACCCCCAGGCGGCGGTCGAGCTGTGCGACGAGAACACCATCGGCGTCGTGGGCATCCTCGGCTCCACCTTCGATGGGTCCTACGAGCCCATCGCCGATCTGTGCGCCGCCCTGGACGCCCTCCAGGAGCGCACCGGCCTCGACATCCCGGTCCATGTCGACGGCGCCTCCGGGGCGATGGTCGCGCCCTTCCTCGACGAGGACCTGGTGTGGGACTTCCGCCTCCCGCGGGTGTCGTCCATCAACACCTCCGGGCACAAGTACGGGCTCGTCTACCCGGGCGTCGGCTGGGCGCTGTGGCGGGACAAGGCGGCGCTGCCCGAGGAGCTGGTGTTCCGCGTGAACTACCTGGGCGGCGACATGCCGACCTTCGCGCTGAACTTCTCCCGGCCCGGCGCCCAGGTCGTCGCGCAGTACTACACCTTCCTGCGGCTGGGCCGGGAGGGCTACCGGGCCGTGCAGCAGACCGCCCGGGACGTCGCGAACGGGCTCGCCGGGCGGATCGAGGCCCTCGGCGACTTCCGACTCCTCACCCGGGGCGACCAGTTGCCGGTCTTCGCCTTCACCACGGCACCCGATGTGACGGCGTACGACGTCTTCGACGTCTCCCGCAGGCTCCGGGAGCACGGCTGGCTGGTGCCCGCGTACACCTTCCCGGCGAACCGGGAGGACCTGTCCGTGCTGCGGGTGGTGTGCCGCAACGGCTTCTCCACGGACCTCGCGGCGCTGCTCCTGGAGGACCTGCAGCGACTGCTCCCCGAACTGCGGCGACAACCGCATCCCCTGGGACGTGAGGCGGGTCAGGCGACCGCCTTCCATCACTAG